One stretch of Limnohabitans sp. DNA includes these proteins:
- a CDS encoding efflux RND transporter permease subunit, which produces MSSPDNTRFNLSRWALEHPALTRYLMVVLMVLGMASYFQLGQDEDPPFTFRAMVVQAYWPGATAEQVAEQVTDKIERTLQEVPFADKIRSYSKPGEAQIIFQIKDNSDPGAVPHIWYTVRKKIGDMRGSLPPGVIGPFFNDEFGDVFGVIYALGGEGFTPAEIKAQADSLRQLLLRVPDVAKVELFGVQAEKVFVEVSQKKLSQMGLDMGAVVAQLNQQNAVESAGSIQSPVDVVQVRVGGQFQSLDDLKSLPIRGASGAQIRLSDIATVRRGYADPASVKVRHEGQEVIALGVSMAKGGDIIALGKSLRLAIASTQASLPAGMSLTQVQDQPSAVASSVNEFIKVLIEAVVIVLAVSFLALGLHKRPGNNPLWRRWTLDIRPGLVVGITIPLVLAVTFLAMYYMGVGLHKISLGSLIIALGLLVDDAIIAVEMMVRKMEEGYDKVRAATFTYELTAMPMLTGTLITAAGFLPIGMAKSTTGEYTFAIFAVTVVALLVSWVASVYFVPYLGTLLLKPPAHPVAAEQLDSPQMYDTPFYRHFRAWVTWCVTHRWKTIGITIALFALGMVGMGKVQQQFFPDSSRPEIMMDLWLPEGSPVKASEDITRRVEQRLAQEEGVKSVTAWVGSGVPRFYLPLNQVFPQTNVSQLIVQPTDLKTREVLRAKLPTLLAQEFPEVRGRVQLLPSGPPVPYPVQFRVVGPDPKVLRLKADEIKTQMRQNPNTRDVNDNWNESVKSVRLVVDQAKARALGVSSQSIAQATRTLLTGSAVGQYRDGDKLIEIVLRQPLAERDALSDLGQAYVPTASGRFIPLLHIATPVLAWEPGVMWREGRQFAITVQSDIAEGLQGATVTAQLLPELKMTEATWQGQGLSGYRIEVAGAVEESAKGSVSIAAGVPVMLFITFTLLMLQLQSFSRAMLVFLTGPLGMAGVASALLVLDRPFGFVALLGVIALMGMIQRNSVILIDQIEQDRATGMAPWQAIVESAVRRLRPIVLTAAAAVLAMIPLSRSIFWGPMAVAIMGGLIVATALTLLALPAMYAAWFKIERPNQTRA; this is translated from the coding sequence ATGAGCAGCCCAGACAACACCCGATTCAACCTCTCGCGCTGGGCGCTGGAGCACCCGGCCCTGACGCGCTACCTGATGGTGGTGCTGATGGTGCTGGGCATGGCGTCTTATTTCCAGCTGGGGCAGGACGAAGACCCGCCTTTTACCTTCCGCGCCATGGTGGTGCAGGCTTATTGGCCCGGCGCTACGGCCGAGCAAGTGGCTGAGCAGGTGACCGACAAGATCGAGCGCACATTGCAAGAGGTGCCTTTTGCCGACAAGATCCGCAGCTATTCAAAGCCGGGCGAGGCGCAGATCATTTTTCAGATCAAGGACAACTCGGACCCCGGGGCGGTGCCGCACATTTGGTACACCGTGCGCAAAAAGATCGGTGACATGCGCGGCAGCTTGCCGCCGGGTGTGATCGGGCCGTTTTTCAACGACGAGTTTGGCGATGTGTTCGGCGTGATTTACGCCTTGGGCGGCGAGGGTTTCACGCCCGCCGAAATCAAGGCCCAGGCCGACAGCTTGCGCCAGCTGCTGCTGCGCGTGCCCGATGTGGCCAAGGTTGAGCTGTTTGGCGTGCAGGCCGAGAAGGTGTTTGTGGAGGTTTCGCAAAAGAAACTGTCGCAGATGGGTTTGGACATGGGTGCTGTGGTGGCACAGTTGAACCAGCAAAACGCGGTGGAATCGGCCGGCAGCATCCAGTCGCCAGTTGATGTGGTGCAGGTGCGGGTGGGTGGCCAGTTCCAGAGTTTGGACGATTTGAAGTCCTTGCCGATTCGCGGCGCTTCGGGGGCGCAAATTCGCCTGTCTGACATCGCCACGGTGCGCCGCGGCTATGCCGATCCGGCCAGTGTGAAGGTGCGCCATGAGGGGCAAGAGGTCATTGCGCTGGGCGTGTCCATGGCCAAAGGCGGCGACATCATCGCACTGGGCAAGTCCTTGCGCTTGGCGATCGCGTCCACACAGGCCAGCTTGCCAGCGGGCATGAGCCTGACCCAGGTGCAGGACCAGCCCAGCGCGGTGGCCAGTTCGGTCAACGAATTCATCAAAGTGCTGATCGAGGCCGTGGTCATTGTGTTGGCGGTGAGCTTTTTGGCGCTGGGACTGCACAAGCGGCCTGGCAACAACCCCCTGTGGCGGCGCTGGACTTTGGACATTCGCCCCGGTTTGGTGGTGGGCATCACGATTCCTCTGGTGCTGGCGGTGACGTTTTTGGCGATGTATTACATGGGCGTCGGCCTGCACAAAATTTCGCTGGGCTCGCTCATCATTGCTTTGGGCTTGCTGGTGGACGACGCCATCATCGCGGTGGAGATGATGGTGCGCAAAATGGAGGAGGGCTACGACAAGGTACGAGCGGCCACCTTCACTTACGAGCTCACAGCCATGCCCATGCTCACGGGCACCTTGATCACGGCGGCGGGTTTCTTGCCGATTGGCATGGCCAAGTCCACAACGGGCGAGTACACGTTCGCGATTTTTGCGGTCACGGTGGTGGCGCTTTTGGTCAGTTGGGTGGCTTCGGTTTACTTTGTGCCTTATCTGGGCACTTTGCTGCTCAAACCCCCGGCGCATCCGGTGGCGGCCGAGCAATTGGACTCCCCACAGATGTACGACACGCCGTTTTACCGGCACTTTCGCGCCTGGGTGACGTGGTGCGTCACCCACCGCTGGAAGACGATTGGCATCACCATCGCTTTGTTTGCGCTGGGCATGGTGGGCATGGGCAAGGTGCAGCAGCAGTTCTTCCCCGATTCTTCACGCCCGGAAATCATGATGGACTTGTGGTTGCCCGAAGGCTCGCCGGTCAAGGCCAGTGAAGACATCACGCGGCGCGTGGAGCAGCGCCTGGCGCAAGAAGAAGGTGTGAAGTCGGTCACAGCCTGGGTCGGCTCGGGCGTGCCGCGTTTTTACCTGCCGCTGAATCAAGTCTTTCCGCAGACCAACGTGTCGCAGCTGATCGTGCAGCCCACCGACTTGAAAACCCGCGAAGTGCTGCGCGCCAAATTGCCCACCTTGCTGGCGCAAGAGTTTCCCGAAGTGCGCGGGCGTGTGCAACTGCTGCCCAGCGGCCCGCCCGTGCCATACCCGGTGCAGTTCCGGGTGGTGGGGCCGGACCCCAAGGTCTTGCGCCTGAAGGCCGACGAGATCAAGACCCAGATGCGCCAAAACCCCAACACGCGCGACGTGAATGACAACTGGAACGAGTCGGTCAAGTCGGTGCGCTTGGTGGTTGACCAAGCCAAGGCGCGTGCATTGGGCGTGAGCAGCCAGTCCATCGCGCAAGCGACGCGCACCTTGCTGACGGGCAGCGCGGTGGGGCAGTACCGCGACGGTGACAAGCTGATCGAGATCGTGCTGCGTCAGCCATTGGCCGAGCGCGATGCTTTGTCCGACCTGGGTCAGGCTTATGTGCCCACGGCCTCAGGCCGGTTCATCCCTTTGCTGCACATTGCCACGCCGGTGTTGGCTTGGGAGCCAGGTGTGATGTGGCGCGAAGGGCGTCAGTTTGCGATCACCGTGCAGTCAGACATCGCCGAGGGCTTGCAGGGCGCCACGGTGACGGCGCAGTTGCTGCCCGAGCTGAAAATGACCGAGGCCACCTGGCAAGGGCAGGGTTTGAGTGGCTACCGCATTGAGGTGGCGGGCGCAGTGGAAGAAAGCGCCAAAGGCTCGGTGTCCATCGCGGCGGGTGTGCCGGTCATGCTGTTCATCACTTTTACTTTGCTCATGCTGCAGTTGCAAAGCTTCAGCCGCGCGATGCTGGTGTTTTTGACCGGGCCCTTGGGCATGGCGGGTGTGGCCAGTGCTTTGTTGGTGCTGGACCGACCGTTTGGCTTTGTGGCCTTGCTGGGCGTGATCGCGCTCATGGGCATGATTCAGCGCAACTCGGTCATCTTGATTGACCAAATTGAGCAAGATCGGGCTACGGGCATGGCCCCTTGGCAAGCGATTGTGGAGTCGGCTGTGCGTCGTTTGCGCCCGATTGTGTTGACCGCTGCAGCAGCGGTGCTGGCCATGATTCCCTTGTCGCGTAGCATTTTCTGGGGGCCGATGGCGGTGGCCATCATGGGCGGCTTGATCGTGGCCACGGCTTTGACGCTGCTGGCGCTGCCAGCCATGTACGCGGCCTGGTTCAAAATTGAGCGCCCCAATCAAACCCGTGCCTGA
- a CDS encoding efflux RND transporter periplasmic adaptor subunit, which translates to MSSFLLPATRRVVHWCALAALLTTLLACSKSEAPPAPLRAVKLITVSGTDLVVGGEFSAEVRARVESRLGFRVGGKLVQRPVEVGQRVAVGQLLALIDAQDFQLAAQAAQAQVSAAQSQRDLAAAEFKRFEALKVQNFISGAELERREAGLKSAEAALNQAKAQAQAQGNQAGYARLTASHAGVITAIEAEAGQVVSAGQPIVRLAHDGPRDAVFAVSEQLALGLKIGQSMTATLLSTGQPLKGKIRELGASADPVTRTYTVKLALQAGERLPLGATLNVRAPGLSGAAVSAIKLPTSALRQEGQGTAVWVLDEATMTVNSQAVQLGPVDGNEVVVSSGLQPGQRVVSAGAHVLSPGEKVTVYGAAPVSAPASVPAASAAASVPAAASPR; encoded by the coding sequence ATGTCCTCTTTTTTATTACCCGCCACGCGACGAGTTGTCCATTGGTGCGCACTTGCGGCGCTTTTGACCACATTGTTGGCCTGCTCCAAATCTGAAGCGCCACCAGCGCCTTTGCGCGCGGTCAAGTTGATCACGGTGTCCGGCACCGATCTGGTTGTGGGCGGTGAGTTTTCGGCCGAAGTGCGGGCGCGCGTGGAGTCTCGGCTGGGTTTTCGGGTGGGCGGCAAATTGGTGCAGCGCCCTGTCGAGGTGGGGCAACGGGTGGCCGTTGGGCAGTTGTTGGCCTTGATTGACGCACAAGACTTTCAATTGGCCGCTCAGGCCGCCCAGGCGCAGGTGAGTGCTGCGCAAAGTCAGCGCGATTTGGCTGCGGCAGAATTCAAGCGCTTTGAGGCCCTGAAGGTGCAAAACTTCATCAGCGGCGCCGAGTTGGAGCGGCGCGAAGCCGGCCTGAAGTCGGCCGAGGCGGCTTTGAACCAGGCCAAAGCCCAAGCGCAGGCGCAAGGCAATCAGGCTGGTTATGCGCGTTTGACCGCCAGCCATGCCGGCGTGATCACCGCCATCGAAGCCGAAGCGGGGCAGGTGGTCTCAGCTGGGCAACCCATCGTGCGTCTGGCCCACGATGGCCCGCGTGACGCCGTGTTTGCCGTGTCTGAGCAATTGGCTTTGGGCTTGAAAATCGGTCAAAGCATGACGGCCACATTGCTCAGCACGGGTCAGCCTTTGAAAGGAAAAATTCGGGAATTGGGCGCCAGCGCCGATCCGGTGACGCGCACCTACACCGTCAAGCTGGCGCTGCAGGCCGGGGAGCGTTTGCCTTTGGGGGCCACTTTGAATGTGCGCGCACCCGGGCTGTCCGGTGCAGCGGTCTCGGCCATCAAACTGCCCACCAGCGCTTTGCGTCAGGAGGGTCAGGGCACGGCAGTCTGGGTATTGGATGAGGCGACCATGACGGTCAACAGCCAGGCGGTTCAGCTGGGCCCGGTCGACGGCAACGAGGTGGTGGTCAGCTCGGGACTCCAGCCCGGTCAAAGGGTGGTCAGTGCCGGGGCGCATGTCTTGTCACCCGGTGAGAAGGTGACGGTGTACGGCGCTGCGCCTGTGTCGGCACCAGCGTCCGTGCCTGCTGCCTCGGCTGCTGCATCGGTCCCTGCTGCAGCCAGCCCGAGGTGA
- a CDS encoding squalene/phytoene synthase family protein gives MLKPPSFQPPQLGASGHPRRSLSASQHQLLHHVSRSFDLSIRLLPGALQAPVAIGYLLARATDTVADTTALPLTERQVLLDLMAQTIAAQATSAEESCELSRLTQAFAAQQTDPHERALMLDLPQCLRLLHTLSEADQTSVRQVLRHITQGQQLDMNRFGPGLQALQTEAELSEYTWLVAGCVGEFWTELCGRHLPGYSLLPQAEMLRIGREYGMGLQRLNIVRDAGADLVAGRCYWPEETLRQAGLSPELLAQAAVNPDADTLQALTPLYTQWLDHTQAQLADGMRYALALKPLRLRLASALPALIGARTLALLRQAGPAALNQRIKMPRHEVRALLWRIALRWGSWAVLNQQFQKMCGVPRS, from the coding sequence ATGCTCAAGCCCCCCTCATTCCAGCCGCCACAGCTCGGCGCGTCAGGCCACCCGCGCCGGAGCCTGAGCGCCTCCCAGCACCAATTGCTGCACCACGTTTCGCGCTCGTTCGACCTGTCCATCCGCCTTTTGCCGGGCGCACTGCAAGCCCCGGTGGCCATCGGCTACCTGCTGGCCCGCGCTACCGACACGGTGGCCGACACCACCGCCCTGCCCTTGACGGAGCGCCAGGTCTTGCTGGACCTCATGGCGCAAACGATTGCCGCCCAGGCCACTTCGGCTGAAGAAAGCTGCGAGCTGTCCCGCCTGACCCAGGCCTTTGCCGCACAACAAACTGACCCGCATGAGCGCGCCCTGATGCTGGACTTGCCCCAATGTCTGCGGCTTTTGCACACTTTGTCAGAGGCCGACCAAACCAGCGTGCGCCAAGTGCTGCGCCACATCACCCAGGGCCAACAGCTGGACATGAACCGCTTTGGCCCAGGTCTTCAGGCATTGCAAACCGAAGCCGAACTGAGCGAATACACCTGGCTGGTGGCCGGTTGCGTGGGCGAGTTCTGGACCGAGCTGTGCGGACGCCACCTGCCCGGCTACAGCCTGCTGCCCCAGGCCGAGATGCTGCGCATCGGGCGCGAATACGGCATGGGACTGCAGCGCCTGAACATCGTTCGAGATGCCGGAGCGGACCTGGTTGCTGGGCGCTGCTACTGGCCGGAGGAGACGCTCAGGCAGGCGGGCCTGAGCCCTGAACTTTTGGCTCAAGCCGCTGTCAACCCTGATGCTGACACCCTGCAAGCCCTGACCCCGCTCTACACCCAGTGGCTGGACCACACCCAAGCGCAACTGGCCGACGGCATGCGCTACGCCCTGGCGCTCAAGCCACTGCGCCTGCGCCTGGCCAGCGCCCTGCCAGCCCTGATTGGTGCACGCACCTTGGCACTGCTGCGCCAGGCCGGACCAGCGGCCCTGAACCAGCGCATCAAAATGCCGCGCCACGAAGTGCGTGCCCTGCTCTGGCGCATCGCACTGAGATGGGGCTCATGGGCTGTACTGAACCAGCAATTCCAAAAAATGTGTGGCGTGCCCCGCTCTTGA
- the hpnD gene encoding presqualene diphosphate synthase HpnD, which yields MSPQDYVQQKATSSGSSFYYAFLFLPPERRAAITAFYAFCREVDDVVDEIKDPSVAAAKLGWWQTEVLQAYAGQPSHPVMHALVPLAPTFGIESRHLMAVIDGCQMDLNQTRYLDFAGLTKYCHLVAGVVGEIAARIFGQTDEATTAYAHKLGLAFQMTNIIRDVGEDAMRGRIYLPLDEQQRFGVKANELMQRDYSDRFTALMKFQTERAHALYDEALALLPAADRRAQKPGLMMASIYRTLLREIEASGYQVLHQRIALTPLRKLWLAWKMQALGRF from the coding sequence ATGAGCCCGCAAGACTACGTCCAGCAAAAAGCCACCTCCTCGGGCAGCAGCTTTTATTACGCTTTCCTGTTCCTCCCTCCCGAGCGCCGCGCGGCCATCACCGCCTTTTATGCCTTCTGCCGTGAAGTGGACGACGTGGTCGATGAAATCAAAGACCCCAGCGTGGCGGCTGCCAAGCTCGGCTGGTGGCAAACAGAAGTGCTACAAGCCTATGCTGGCCAGCCCAGCCACCCCGTCATGCACGCTCTGGTGCCCCTGGCCCCCACCTTCGGCATCGAAAGCCGCCACCTGATGGCCGTGATCGATGGCTGCCAGATGGACCTGAACCAAACCCGGTATCTGGACTTTGCTGGCCTCACAAAATATTGCCACTTGGTGGCGGGTGTGGTGGGCGAAATCGCCGCCCGCATCTTTGGCCAGACTGACGAGGCGACCACGGCCTATGCGCACAAACTGGGCCTGGCCTTTCAGATGACCAACATCATCCGCGACGTGGGCGAAGACGCCATGCGCGGGCGCATCTACCTGCCGCTCGATGAGCAGCAACGTTTTGGCGTCAAAGCCAACGAACTGATGCAGCGCGACTACTCAGACCGCTTCACCGCGCTGATGAAGTTCCAGACCGAACGCGCCCACGCTCTGTACGACGAAGCTCTGGCCCTGCTGCCTGCGGCCGACCGCCGCGCCCAAAAACCCGGCCTCATGATGGCCAGCATCTACCGCACCTTGCTGCGCGAGATCGAGGCATCGGGCTATCAGGTGCTGCACCAGCGCATAGCGCTGACGCCGCTGCGCAAGCTGTGGCTGGCGTGGAAGATGCAGGCGCTGGGGCGGTTTTGA
- a CDS encoding type II toxin-antitoxin system HipA family toxin: MAHELDVWLFTDRVGTLSLAQGRLSFGYAPGWLAQPNAVALSLSLPLQAEPFDDHMTRPFFAGLLPEGQLRRLLARHLQISGQNDFALLDHIGGECAGAVTFLARGQTLPAAAGTKDVRWLSDEEVVVILDELPRRPMLAGQDGLRLSLAGAQDKLPVVFDGHRIGLPRNGTPSSHILKPPIHAVEDSVTNEGFCMALAEAMQLKPAKSQIHVVLNRPFLLVERYDRIMETQGRRLRLHQEDFCQSLGVVPEMKYQNEGGPGLAQCFDLVRRVTRPSAPHVLRLFDGVIFNVLVGNHDAHAKNFSLLYAGQTPFLAPFYDLLSTAVYPALTPKMAMKIGSKYKFSEVQARHWEQFAQSAGLARSPARKRILELAKALPGAACALQQASGSRYLGNAVVERIVVLIEQRCALTVQRLSAPMTDANVSPD, from the coding sequence ATGGCGCATGAACTGGATGTCTGGCTGTTTACCGACCGTGTGGGCACCTTGAGCTTGGCGCAGGGGCGGCTGAGTTTTGGCTATGCCCCTGGCTGGCTGGCGCAGCCGAATGCGGTGGCGTTGTCCCTGTCTTTGCCTCTTCAGGCCGAGCCTTTCGACGATCACATGACGCGTCCCTTTTTTGCAGGACTGTTGCCCGAAGGGCAATTGCGCCGTCTGCTTGCACGCCATTTGCAAATCTCAGGGCAGAACGATTTCGCGCTGCTGGACCACATCGGCGGCGAATGCGCAGGAGCCGTGACCTTTTTGGCACGAGGGCAGACTTTGCCTGCAGCCGCCGGCACTAAAGATGTGCGCTGGCTGAGCGATGAAGAAGTCGTTGTTATTCTGGATGAGTTGCCGCGTCGCCCCATGCTGGCGGGTCAGGATGGGTTGCGGCTGTCTTTGGCCGGTGCTCAGGACAAACTGCCGGTGGTTTTTGATGGCCATCGTATTGGCTTGCCGCGCAACGGCACACCCAGCTCTCACATCTTGAAGCCGCCGATTCATGCCGTGGAGGACAGCGTGACCAACGAGGGTTTTTGCATGGCGCTGGCCGAGGCCATGCAACTCAAGCCTGCGAAGTCACAAATTCATGTTGTGCTGAATCGCCCGTTCTTGCTGGTCGAGCGCTATGACCGAATCATGGAGACACAAGGCCGCAGGTTGCGCCTGCATCAGGAAGACTTTTGCCAGTCGCTGGGCGTAGTGCCTGAAATGAAATACCAGAACGAAGGCGGACCGGGTCTGGCGCAGTGTTTCGATCTGGTTCGCCGTGTCACACGCCCCAGTGCTCCACACGTTTTGCGTTTGTTCGATGGTGTGATCTTCAATGTCTTGGTCGGCAACCACGATGCGCATGCCAAGAATTTCTCTCTGTTGTACGCGGGCCAGACGCCTTTTTTGGCACCGTTTTATGACCTGCTCTCAACGGCGGTGTATCCGGCGCTGACGCCCAAGATGGCCATGAAAATTGGCAGCAAATACAAGTTCAGCGAAGTTCAGGCACGGCATTGGGAGCAGTTTGCGCAAAGCGCAGGTTTGGCCAGATCCCCAGCCAGAAAACGCATCTTGGAATTGGCCAAGGCACTGCCCGGTGCCGCCTGCGCACTCCAGCAAGCCAGTGGCAGCCGATATTTGGGGAATGCCGTGGTGGAGCGCATCGTGGTGCTGATTGAGCAGCGCTGTGCTTTGACGGTTCAAAGGCTCAGTGCGCCGATGACCGATGCGAATGTTTCACCCGATTGA
- a CDS encoding helix-turn-helix transcriptional regulator, giving the protein MTSIRSSQQLGDAIRTARKQLALTQPQLALAAGVGVRFVVELEAGKPTVRLAQVLRVIEALGGEFSLNGLPAAALAAEPKREGHDDGA; this is encoded by the coding sequence ATGACCAGTATTCGTTCATCTCAGCAATTGGGCGATGCCATCCGCACCGCCCGCAAGCAGCTTGCACTCACGCAGCCGCAGTTGGCCTTGGCCGCAGGGGTGGGGGTGCGCTTTGTGGTGGAGCTGGAGGCGGGTAAGCCCACGGTGCGGCTGGCGCAGGTGCTGCGGGTCATTGAGGCATTGGGTGGTGAATTCAGCTTGAATGGTTTGCCTGCAGCCGCTTTGGCTGCCGAGCCGAAACGCGAAGGACATGACGATGGCGCATGA
- a CDS encoding helix-turn-helix transcriptional regulator yields the protein MTIIVQLDLMLARRKMRSRDLAAAVGITEVNISLLKSGKVKGVRFDTLERICEVLQCQPGDLLVYEPQPPEST from the coding sequence ATGACCATCATCGTTCAACTCGACCTGATGCTGGCCCGCCGCAAGATGCGCTCCCGCGATCTGGCCGCCGCTGTCGGCATCACCGAAGTCAACATTTCCCTGCTCAAGTCCGGCAAGGTCAAAGGCGTGCGCTTTGACACGCTGGAGCGCATCTGCGAAGTCTTGCAATGCCAACCGGGGGATTTGTTGGTTTATGAACCCCAGCCCCCGGAGTCCACATGA
- a CDS encoding type II toxin-antitoxin system RelE/ParE family toxin: protein MKTIYTTEVFDLWFESLKDRQTARRIQTSIDRAEEGNFGDHKAVGEGVSEMRIHHGPGFRVYFTQRGMEIVILLAGGDKSSQTQDIATAHELARQLKE from the coding sequence GTGAAGACGATTTACACCACCGAAGTCTTTGATCTGTGGTTTGAGTCCTTGAAGGACAGACAAACTGCCAGACGCATTCAGACCAGCATCGATCGTGCCGAAGAAGGCAACTTCGGGGATCACAAGGCTGTGGGTGAGGGCGTATCCGAAATGCGAATTCACCATGGCCCTGGCTTTCGCGTGTATTTCACACAGCGCGGTATGGAAATCGTGATTCTTCTGGCCGGGGGCGACAAATCCAGTCAAACCCAAGACATTGCAACGGCGCACGAACTCGCTCGCCAATTGAAGGAGTAA
- a CDS encoding addiction module antidote protein, whose translation MSTLKLRKWDSAEHLKTEEDMALYLEACLQEAGDDAAFIAKALGHIARAKGMSQLSRDTGLGRESLYKALSGEGNPSFATILKVTSALGIRLHALPAQTT comes from the coding sequence ATGAGCACACTCAAGCTGCGCAAATGGGACAGCGCCGAACACCTCAAAACCGAGGAAGACATGGCACTTTATCTGGAAGCTTGCCTGCAAGAAGCTGGAGACGATGCCGCCTTCATTGCCAAGGCGCTGGGCCACATCGCCCGCGCCAAAGGCATGTCTCAACTGTCACGCGACACGGGGCTGGGCCGGGAAAGTCTCTACAAAGCGCTTTCTGGAGAGGGCAACCCAAGTTTTGCGACGATCTTGAAAGTTACCTCGGCCTTGGGTATTCGGCTGCACGCGCTGCCGGCACAAACCACCTAA